In a single window of the Aminomonas paucivorans DSM 12260 genome:
- the ribF gene encoding riboflavin biosynthesis protein RibF: MILALGSFDGFHRGHQLLLQGARKRAAEKKTPWGVLTFSCHPQSVLQGHPYPLLFLEKERQLLAAYWGIPRFLVIPFDRALAELSPEGFLDYLDRRFSPTGLVVGENFRFGKGRGGTPEILRRLCDARHWSLDVIPSLYWQDRPISSSQIRESVRSGRLEEAAACLGHPFLVQGTVTRGDQRGRELGFPTANLALKPEKIVPDRGVYGACVWAEGAWWTGALNVGFNPTFDGIRGLRFEVHLLGASLDLYGKPLWVFPLRKVREELRFPDRGSLIRQMEKDVETIRRWKAQKDSYACFWETLHGLLTSPSEPLAGQPPFPDSPAAIPEGETSPGRDCLPRGVGRCGPENR; the protein is encoded by the coding sequence ATGATCCTCGCCCTGGGCTCTTTTGACGGGTTCCATCGGGGACACCAGCTTCTGCTCCAGGGCGCACGCAAACGCGCCGCGGAGAAAAAAACCCCCTGGGGGGTCCTGACATTCTCCTGCCACCCCCAATCCGTCCTGCAGGGGCACCCCTATCCGCTCCTCTTCCTGGAGAAGGAACGGCAGCTTCTGGCCGCATACTGGGGAATCCCCCGATTCCTCGTCATTCCCTTCGACCGTGCCCTGGCGGAGCTCTCTCCGGAAGGCTTTCTGGACTACCTGGATCGCCGTTTTTCTCCCACCGGGCTGGTGGTGGGGGAGAACTTCCGTTTCGGAAAGGGAAGAGGGGGGACGCCGGAAATCCTCCGCCGTCTCTGCGACGCCCGCCATTGGTCCCTGGACGTGATCCCTTCCCTGTACTGGCAGGACCGCCCCATCAGCAGCAGCCAGATCCGAGAATCCGTTCGCTCTGGCAGGCTGGAGGAAGCCGCTGCCTGCTTGGGGCACCCTTTTCTGGTGCAGGGAACGGTGACTCGGGGGGATCAGAGGGGACGGGAACTGGGATTTCCCACGGCCAATCTCGCCCTGAAACCGGAGAAGATCGTGCCGGATCGCGGCGTCTACGGCGCATGCGTCTGGGCGGAAGGAGCTTGGTGGACAGGAGCCCTTAACGTGGGGTTCAATCCTACCTTCGACGGGATACGGGGGCTGCGCTTCGAAGTGCACCTGTTGGGCGCCTCCCTGGACCTGTACGGCAAACCCCTTTGGGTCTTCCCCCTCCGCAAGGTTCGGGAGGAACTCCGGTTTCCCGACAGGGGCAGCCTGATCCGGCAGATGGAGAAGGATGTGGAGACGATCCGTCGCTGGAAAGCCCAAAAGGATTCCTATGCCTGTTTCTGGGAAACCCTGCACGGACTGCTGACCTCGCCCTCGGAACCTCTTGCAGGGCAGCCCCCTTTTCCCGACTCTCCCGCTGCCATTCCGGAAGGAGAGACCTCTCCTGGCAGAGATTGCTTACCCCGTGGGGTAGGACGCTGCGGTCCGGAGAACCGCTGA
- a CDS encoding DUF1850 domain-containing protein codes for MFRSIHSVQKTPLEDELVVSGGRLWGWEERTQSHNAGLPTEAPRNGTFLMVPPWMHIRGGRRVFVPLRYRVGTDALGVNRLRIPPEGERDLYRLCPGQLLTFQVHRGPLGICWIPSPPRRTEIAREGVGWRRVQPGETLHGVRGTACAPHETEG; via the coding sequence GTGTTTCGATCCATCCACTCCGTACAGAAGACGCCTCTGGAAGACGAACTGGTGGTGTCCGGAGGTCGGTTATGGGGTTGGGAGGAACGAACTCAGTCCCACAACGCGGGGCTTCCCACGGAGGCCCCGCGCAACGGAACCTTTCTGATGGTCCCGCCCTGGATGCATATTCGCGGGGGACGCAGGGTCTTTGTCCCTCTGCGCTATCGGGTGGGAACCGATGCCCTGGGAGTCAATCGCCTGCGGATCCCCCCGGAGGGGGAACGAGATCTGTACCGCCTGTGTCCGGGTCAACTCCTGACGTTTCAGGTTCATCGAGGGCCTTTGGGGATCTGCTGGATCCCTTCGCCGCCAAGAAGGACCGAAATAGCACGAGAGGGGGTGGGGTGGCGTCGCGTCCAACCGGGTGAAACTCTTCACGGAGTACGTGGTACGGCATGCGCACCACACGAAACGGAGGGATAG
- a CDS encoding TRAP transporter permease, which translates to MSENVEPEVVGAVPPTEKESIDFEELMRKYDTEARFRTLKGWQAILVTVIAVSMSLFHMYTAGFGLLLAIKQGAVHLAFTLGLVFLLYPVSQKASKNSIPWYDFLLAGTGVYAALYLVIFFDALTARAGLPTPMDLAMGFVLVALLLEATRRISNPVLPIIAVVSLLYCYFGRYMPDMFAHRGFNIPRIVNHMYLGTEGVFGVPLEVSSTFVFMFILFGSVLEKTGMGRFIIDLAMALAGWSTGGPAKVAVLSSGLMGTISGSSVANVCTTGMFTIPLMKSVGYKPYFAGAVEAVASTGGQIMPPVMGAGAFILAQFLGVPYIEVAIAAIVPALLYYFAVMVQVHFEATRLGLQGLPRNQLPALLPLLKSQGFLLIPLIAIIYFLLAGYTPLKAAFNGIVVSYVLSFLNKETRLTPVRLKEAFEAGARGAIGVACACACVGMVVGMATLTGLGLRIAGAIVTLAGGKLLPTLLLTMCASILLGTGLPTTANFIVTSMMAAPALLQFGVPPMAAYMFVFYFGIAADLSPPVALAAYAGAGIAGADPMKTGFTAFKLALAGFLIPYIYVYNPMLLLIDYHPLEFGQAVVTAMIGVFLLAMATIGFYKAQMAWYLRILAMAGALLLLIPGTKTDLTGLAILAAVHVLQTMKAKKNPPAPAV; encoded by the coding sequence TTGAGCGAGAACGTAGAGCCGGAAGTAGTGGGGGCTGTTCCCCCCACGGAAAAGGAATCCATCGACTTTGAAGAACTTATGCGCAAGTACGACACGGAGGCCCGATTCCGAACCCTGAAGGGGTGGCAGGCCATCCTAGTCACGGTCATCGCGGTTTCCATGTCCCTCTTTCATATGTACACGGCCGGTTTTGGCCTTCTCTTGGCCATCAAGCAGGGAGCGGTGCACCTGGCCTTTACCCTCGGCCTAGTCTTCCTTCTGTACCCGGTCTCCCAGAAAGCATCGAAGAACTCCATCCCCTGGTATGACTTCCTCCTTGCGGGGACGGGAGTCTACGCAGCTCTTTACCTGGTGATCTTCTTCGACGCCCTCACGGCCCGAGCAGGCTTACCCACCCCCATGGACCTAGCCATGGGGTTTGTCCTCGTGGCACTGCTTCTTGAAGCGACGCGACGCATCTCCAATCCCGTGCTGCCCATCATCGCGGTGGTTTCCCTGCTTTACTGTTACTTCGGACGTTACATGCCCGACATGTTCGCCCATCGGGGATTCAACATCCCCCGCATCGTCAACCACATGTACCTGGGCACGGAGGGCGTTTTCGGAGTCCCCTTGGAGGTCTCGTCCACCTTTGTGTTCATGTTCATCCTCTTCGGCTCCGTGCTGGAGAAGACGGGGATGGGCAGGTTCATCATCGACCTGGCCATGGCCCTGGCAGGTTGGTCCACCGGAGGCCCCGCCAAGGTGGCTGTCCTGAGTTCCGGACTCATGGGAACCATCTCCGGTTCTTCCGTGGCCAACGTCTGCACCACCGGCATGTTCACCATCCCCCTGATGAAGAGCGTGGGCTACAAGCCCTACTTCGCCGGGGCCGTGGAGGCCGTGGCTTCCACGGGTGGACAAATCATGCCCCCCGTCATGGGAGCGGGGGCGTTCATCCTGGCCCAGTTCCTTGGGGTGCCTTACATTGAGGTTGCCATCGCCGCCATCGTCCCCGCGCTTCTGTACTACTTCGCGGTTATGGTCCAGGTGCACTTCGAGGCCACGCGACTGGGACTCCAGGGGCTTCCCCGCAACCAGCTGCCCGCGCTGCTGCCCCTGCTCAAGTCCCAAGGCTTCCTGCTGATCCCGCTCATCGCCATCATCTACTTCCTTCTGGCGGGGTATACCCCCCTGAAGGCGGCGTTCAACGGAATCGTGGTGAGCTATGTTCTCTCCTTCCTGAACAAGGAAACCCGGCTGACCCCGGTGCGCCTCAAGGAGGCCTTTGAGGCGGGAGCCAGGGGGGCCATCGGTGTGGCCTGCGCCTGCGCCTGCGTGGGCATGGTGGTGGGCATGGCCACCCTCACGGGGCTGGGGCTGCGCATCGCCGGAGCCATCGTAACCCTGGCGGGAGGCAAGCTTCTTCCCACCCTGCTTCTCACCATGTGCGCCAGCATCCTTCTGGGAACGGGGCTTCCCACCACGGCGAACTTCATCGTCACCAGCATGATGGCCGCACCGGCGCTGCTGCAGTTTGGCGTGCCGCCCATGGCGGCGTACATGTTCGTCTTCTACTTCGGCATCGCGGCGGACCTGAGCCCCCCCGTGGCCCTGGCAGCCTACGCGGGAGCAGGCATCGCCGGAGCAGACCCCATGAAGACGGGCTTCACGGCATTCAAGCTCGCCCTGGCGGGCTTCCTGATCCCGTATATCTACGTGTACAACCCCATGCTGCTGCTCATCGACTACCATCCCTTGGAGTTCGGGCAAGCGGTGGTGACGGCCATGATCGGCGTCTTTCTCCTGGCCATGGCCACCATCGGCTTCTACAAAGCACAGATGGCCTGGTACCTTAGGATCCTTGCCATGGCAGGAGCGCTGCTTCTCCTGATCCCCGGCACCAAGACGGACCTCACCGGGCTTGCCATCCTCGCGGCCGTCCACGTCCTTCAGACCATGAAGGCGAAGAAGAACCCGCCCGCGCCAGCGGTTTGA